atctctttaaCATGATAAGTGtttatttccttaaaaaaaagaaacataccAAAACTCACTCAATCACTACATGGAGAAGATTTTATATGCATTTGGACCTGAAATGCTATCAATATCGCTAAAGATCTTTTATCTATAATTACTTTGGTCTACCTCTACAATTAATGTATAGTAAAAGTTTAAGTTAATATACTATGcatcattaaataaatacataaatgaaCCCTTAAATATCAATTTCATACTCTTGTTCTACTAAGGAAGATTAATACATAGTAGCATTTATTcaacacaataaatataatatactcaataacaaaattatcataGCCAATCAGgtcaaacatgttcaacataaaaaatcacaTCGATAATTAGAAGAACATCTAAATGTTGAGCATCCAAATCACATTCTTCAAAACCTTCTTTTGATTGAACCAAGTCTCTTCTTGTTATTTCTAGATTTACCTTTGCTTCAATCATCTTTGTCGtcaaattctttatttctttctctaaaACAGTCACATCATTCTCCAAAGTAATAACATTCTCCTCCAATCTTTTCATAGTAAGAACTTTCTCAACACAAGTTTTCATATCCAATGCAGATTGTACATGAGGTTTCAGCCATGACAAATCAAATCCATATATCTCTAATTCCTCCCATAAAGTTTGGAGATGATTGCAAGCAACATCGTCCATGTCTTTCACTTTTTTAATGTTGAGAAAATAAAGAACTCTACCAAGCGCTGTAAATGCCCATTCAGtaaattttttactattcaATCAAAGAAGGATATTGTGAACAAACTTCTTCCAATAGAGGAATAAAGTCTTTCTCTACTTTTCCTATGCCTCTAAAATCCACCATCTCACCAGAGCTAGAGATCATTTTCTTCGTTGAAATATTCTCAGTGTTTTGGACAACCTTATTTTTATGAACCGATATATGAAGTTCAACTATACAAATATCATTCACGATGAACCCATCAGCAGAGGTGTAAATTGTACACGAAAGGTCATTCCTTGGGTTGAAGGTGTGACTAATTCCTGACAAATTCATACACCAAGAGTGAGTTGTGTATCgagtttaaaacaaaataatatgattatcATAGGTCTAATCGTAAAATTTACCTTTTATTATATTCCTAGTGGGGTTTAGCTGATTAATcagaatgaattttaaatttgcaAATTTTTCACATCGACGAGGCCAACCACTAACAGAATCCAAAATAATTGACAAATACAACTTCTCTGTTGCAGCTCGAATGATACGAATCCCCCTAAAGACAAAGAAACCAAATATAATGAGAAAAACagataaaatgataagaaaGAGCAACATGTAGATTATGTATAATAATTCATACAAGAACCATGTATGGCCATCGACAGTAAACGTTTTCAAATATTCTGTGGCAAACGTTTGGCAAGAAGTTTGTAAGGGTCCATGTAAACATCTGAAACACTTTATCCTTTGTATTCTGATTCTCCATTGCAGAAACTTGAAACTTGTAAGCTTCAACCGTAGCACTGAAAAAAGCAAACAATATTGGTTTTCACTTAAGAAGATCAAACGATTGGGTATCTATGGGGGAAACAAAAAAACTACGATGGTTGAGTTCACAAAGAACTTCAATAAAATCTCccttataaaatttttataaacttttcaacaagagttttgaaagttgttttatcattattatataatgtatatttatacgtatgaaaatttaagtaataattTTACTTCTACGCAATTCTTACGAATTTGGGCCTTGGCAGGCGAAGTTTATTAGATTGCGTATTGAGAAAAGTTTTGGAAATTGTTTTTACACTATTAAATTCTGTTTTCCTGGAAATTGAACCAGGATAATTGTAAAGTCACAAATTTTATTGGATGAAAtactaaaataactttttttgacatattcttattttttaaaataagtttagtcgtgtattaagatatatatagaattttttaacaaaaataacataatattataattaatgtaaacaATTAGAATCAATTATCATTATACTGTAACCTTATatattaactataaaatttcataatctgatattttttaatcaaagaaaagaaataagacgaattttgatacatttttattgttaaatttaaaaattaaaagaatataatatttttaactcatttagATTACGGtatttgatatgaaaaataccttttatgttaatatgtaatttgtatgatttgaatttttgttaattaaactgaattaaatatacttttaatctttttataattagaatccttttaatttgaattttgttacattttgattgttaaatctaaaaattaaaaagatgtgGTCCTTTTAACTTAGGTTATCTTTTTTAACATATCAAACCCATTTTATGctaatatataagttatttataCTAACTAAGatatttttgctttaatatTTGTCTGAAAACGTGTTTGACATTCACGGTGAACCCATTACCAGAGTTATAAATTTTACCCAAATCGGCATTCCAACTATCCAAGCTTGAATTGAAGGTGTGGCTAATTTCAGAGAAATTCATACATCAAAAGTCAGTTGTGTATAGggtttcaaacaaaataatatgatt
This genomic interval from Vigna radiata var. radiata cultivar VC1973A chromosome 8, Vradiata_ver6, whole genome shotgun sequence contains the following:
- the LOC106770046 gene encoding uncharacterized protein LOC106770046, which translates into the protein MDDVACNHLQTLWEELEIYGFDLSWLKPHVQSALDMKTCVEKVLTMKRLEENVITLENDVTVLEKEIKNLTTKMIEAKVNLEITRRDLVQSKEGFEECDLDAQHLDVLLIIDVIFYVEHV